From one Catenuloplanes nepalensis genomic stretch:
- a CDS encoding solute symporter family protein, which translates to MIFAADATNTTARTLTIALFVVFVIFTLGITVWASRQTKSAADFYAGGRSFSGFQNGMAIGGDYMSAASFLGIAGIIALSGYDGFLYSIGFLVAWLVALLLVAELLRNSGKYTMADVLAFRMRQKPVRTAAAVSTITVSIFYLLAQMVGAGALVALLLGIKPDTTFLGMDANAAKLLTIVLVGVLMIVYVTIGGMKGTTYVQIVKAFLLMTGAALMTILVFAAFRFNLSSLLGAAADASGKGDAFLQPGLRYGVESDDALKTLYSKLDLLSLGIALVLGTAGLPHILIRFYTVPTAKAARQSVLWAIGIIGVFYLMTLALGFGAAALVGSEAITAQDKAGNTAAPQLAQELGERYLGGGTGGSVLLAVIAAVAFATILAVVAGLTLASSSSLAHDFYANVIKGGQASERQEVRVARISAFGIGAISIVLAIFAQSLNVAFLVALAFAVAASGNLPAILYSLFWKRFNTNGAVWAIYGGLITAVGLVFFSPVVSGSATAMFPNADWHFFPLSNPGLVSIPVGFLCGWIGTIISKEPADAGKYAELEVRSITGAGAH; encoded by the coding sequence CTGATCTTCGCGGCCGACGCGACGAACACCACCGCGCGCACGCTCACCATCGCCCTGTTCGTCGTCTTCGTGATCTTCACGCTGGGGATCACGGTCTGGGCCAGCCGGCAGACGAAGAGCGCGGCCGACTTCTACGCCGGTGGCCGCTCGTTCTCCGGCTTCCAGAACGGCATGGCGATCGGCGGCGACTACATGTCGGCCGCGTCGTTCCTCGGCATCGCCGGCATCATCGCGCTCTCCGGCTACGACGGCTTCCTCTACTCGATCGGCTTCCTGGTCGCCTGGCTGGTGGCGCTGCTGCTGGTCGCCGAGCTGCTGCGGAACTCCGGCAAGTACACGATGGCGGACGTGCTGGCGTTCCGGATGCGGCAGAAGCCGGTCCGGACCGCGGCCGCGGTCTCCACCATCACGGTGTCGATCTTCTACCTGCTGGCCCAGATGGTCGGCGCGGGCGCGCTGGTGGCGCTGCTGCTCGGCATCAAGCCGGACACGACGTTCCTCGGCATGGACGCGAACGCGGCGAAGCTGCTCACCATCGTGCTGGTCGGCGTGCTCATGATCGTCTACGTGACGATCGGCGGCATGAAGGGCACGACGTACGTCCAGATCGTCAAGGCGTTCCTGCTGATGACCGGCGCGGCCCTGATGACGATCCTGGTCTTCGCCGCGTTCCGGTTCAACCTGTCGTCGCTGCTCGGCGCGGCCGCGGACGCGTCCGGCAAGGGCGACGCGTTCCTCCAGCCCGGCCTTCGGTACGGCGTGGAGTCCGACGACGCGCTGAAGACGCTCTACAGCAAGCTGGACCTGCTGTCGCTCGGCATCGCGCTGGTGCTCGGCACGGCCGGCCTGCCGCACATCCTGATCCGCTTCTACACGGTCCCGACCGCGAAGGCGGCCCGGCAGAGCGTGCTCTGGGCGATCGGCATCATCGGCGTCTTCTACCTGATGACGCTCGCGCTCGGCTTCGGCGCGGCCGCGCTGGTCGGCAGCGAGGCCATCACCGCGCAGGACAAGGCCGGCAACACGGCCGCGCCGCAGCTGGCCCAGGAACTCGGCGAGCGGTACCTCGGCGGCGGCACCGGCGGCTCGGTGCTGCTGGCCGTGATCGCCGCGGTGGCGTTCGCGACCATCCTCGCGGTGGTGGCCGGCCTGACGCTCGCGTCGTCCAGCTCGCTGGCGCACGACTTCTACGCCAACGTGATCAAGGGCGGGCAGGCGTCGGAGCGGCAGGAGGTGCGAGTGGCGAGGATCTCCGCGTTCGGGATCGGCGCGATCTCCATCGTGCTGGCCATCTTCGCGCAGAGCCTCAACGTGGCGTTCCTGGTGGCGCTCGCGTTCGCGGTGGCCGCGTCCGGCAACCTGCCGGCGATCCTCTACTCGCTGTTCTGGAAGCGGTTCAACACCAACGGCGCGGTCTGGGCGATCTACGGCGGCCTGATCACCGCGGTCGGCCTGGTCTTCTTCTCGCCGGTGGTGTCCGGCTCCGCGACCGCGATGTTCCCGAACGCGGACTGGCACTTCTTCCCGCTGTCCAACCCGGGCCTGGTGTCGATCCCGGTCGGCTTCCTCTGCGGCTGGATCGGGACGATCATCTCGAAGGAGCCCGCGGACGCCGGTAAGTACGCGGAGCTCGAGGTCCGGTCGATCACCGGAGCGGGAGCGCACTGA
- a CDS encoding DUF485 domain-containing protein: protein MSTDTSPDQSRYVAVQESEEFAGLRKALRGFVFPMTVAFFLWYALYVILSAYARDFMAIKVIGHINVALIFGLLQFVTTFLIAWLYSRYANKRLDPTADKIRAELEGDK, encoded by the coding sequence ATGAGTACGGATACCTCCCCGGACCAGAGCAGATACGTCGCCGTGCAGGAGTCGGAGGAGTTCGCGGGGCTGCGCAAGGCGCTGCGCGGCTTCGTCTTCCCGATGACGGTCGCGTTCTTCCTCTGGTACGCGCTCTACGTCATCCTGTCCGCCTACGCGCGTGACTTCATGGCCATCAAGGTCATCGGCCACATCAACGTGGCGCTGATCTTCGGCCTCCTGCAGTTCGTGACCACGTTCCTGATCGCCTGGCTCTACTCGCGCTACGCGAACAAGCGCCTCGACCCGACCGCGGACAAGATCCGTGCGGAGCTGGAGGGCGACAAGTGA
- a CDS encoding ABC transporter permease: MAVTPWHFVLLKLRVMRNGLRGQRWRIALFVIGLFFGAWFSVVGFTLFAVTGFSRGHTGMALGGGLGGAAVVLGWLLMPLVFFGVDETLDPARFALLPLRRRTLVSGMFAAALAGVPALATLAATSGLAVAAALHGGAAAGLVQLAGVVAGLLLCVSLSRATTSAFSAMLRSRRVRDLAAILLAVLAALLGPLQIGLLAAARTADWDVLAGVARVLGWTPLAAPYTVGLDVVEGRWLAVPAKFLIMGVSVAVLLWWWSATLESAMVGTATTTSGRGTRETPDASPTTRLFPRLLRGLPRNRFGALVALQVRYWWRDTRRRANLITFAVVGMFVPLMVNIGSRGLIEGTSAVPPSLATATASMVFLGVLGGVGLANQFGYDGTAYAANVVAGVPGTAELRSRVAGFSCYLVPLIMAIPVALALVLHRPGWIPSMWGATVAAYGCGVAINLFVSVLGAFSLPETSNPFAVNTGAGVTKSLFSFAAMLCTLLLCVPVFAVSTLASDVWVWAGLPAGLLYGGVALWLGSGFAGRLLDRRMPELLSAISPRR; the protein is encoded by the coding sequence ATGGCTGTGACGCCGTGGCACTTCGTGCTGCTGAAGCTGCGCGTGATGCGCAACGGGCTGCGTGGGCAGCGGTGGCGGATCGCGCTGTTCGTGATCGGGCTGTTCTTCGGCGCGTGGTTCTCCGTGGTCGGCTTCACGCTCTTCGCCGTCACCGGGTTCAGCCGCGGGCACACCGGCATGGCGCTCGGCGGCGGCCTCGGCGGTGCCGCCGTGGTGCTGGGCTGGCTGCTGATGCCGCTGGTCTTCTTCGGCGTGGACGAGACGCTGGACCCGGCCCGGTTCGCGCTGCTGCCGCTGCGCCGCCGGACGCTGGTCAGCGGCATGTTCGCGGCCGCGCTGGCCGGGGTGCCCGCGCTCGCCACGCTCGCGGCGACGTCCGGCCTGGCCGTGGCCGCGGCGCTGCACGGCGGCGCTGCGGCCGGGCTGGTGCAGTTGGCCGGCGTCGTGGCCGGGCTGCTGCTGTGCGTGTCGCTGAGCCGCGCCACGACCAGCGCGTTCTCCGCGATGCTGCGGTCCCGGCGGGTCCGGGACCTGGCCGCGATCCTGCTGGCCGTGCTGGCCGCGCTGCTCGGGCCGCTGCAGATCGGGCTGCTGGCCGCCGCCCGCACCGCGGACTGGGACGTGTTGGCCGGCGTGGCCCGGGTGCTCGGCTGGACGCCGCTGGCCGCGCCGTACACCGTGGGGCTGGACGTGGTGGAGGGCCGCTGGCTCGCCGTACCCGCGAAGTTTTTGATCATGGGGGTGTCCGTCGCGGTGTTGTTGTGGTGGTGGTCGGCGACGCTGGAGAGCGCGATGGTCGGCACCGCCACCACCACGTCGGGCCGGGGCACCCGGGAGACGCCGGACGCGTCGCCGACCACCCGGCTGTTCCCGCGGCTGCTGCGCGGGCTGCCCCGCAACCGGTTCGGCGCGCTGGTGGCGTTGCAGGTGCGGTACTGGTGGCGGGACACCCGGCGGCGGGCGAACCTGATCACGTTCGCGGTGGTCGGCATGTTCGTGCCGCTGATGGTGAACATCGGCAGCCGGGGCCTGATCGAGGGTACGTCCGCGGTGCCGCCGTCGCTGGCCACGGCGACCGCGTCGATGGTGTTCCTGGGCGTGCTCGGCGGCGTGGGGCTGGCGAACCAGTTCGGGTACGACGGGACCGCGTACGCCGCGAACGTGGTGGCCGGTGTGCCCGGCACGGCCGAGCTGCGTTCCCGGGTGGCCGGCTTCTCCTGCTACCTGGTGCCGCTGATCATGGCGATCCCGGTGGCGCTGGCACTGGTGCTGCACCGGCCGGGCTGGATCCCGTCGATGTGGGGCGCGACCGTGGCCGCCTACGGCTGCGGCGTGGCGATCAACCTGTTCGTCTCCGTGCTGGGCGCGTTCTCGCTGCCGGAGACGTCGAACCCGTTCGCGGTCAACACCGGCGCGGGCGTGACGAAGAGCCTGTTCAGCTTCGCCGCCATGCTCTGCACGCTGCTGCTGTGCGTGCCGGTCTTCGCGGTGTCCACGCTGGCCTCCGACGTCTGGGTGTGGGCCGGGCTGCCGGCCGGGCTGCTCTACGGCGGCGTCGCGCTGTGGCTGGGCTCCGGCTTCGCGGGCCGGCTGCTGGACCGGCGCATGCCCGAGCTGCTCTCCGCGATCTCCCCGCGGCGATGA
- a CDS encoding ABC transporter ATP-binding protein, with the protein MTFALALHGLVKRFADKVAVAGVDLEVPSGSFYGLLGPNGAGKTTTLSMAVGLLRPDAGTATVLGHDVWSDTLAAKRMLGVMPDGARLFDRLTGAELLACHGLLRGMPADVVDQRARELLDVLALTDADRTLVVDYSAGMKKKIGLACALLHGPRMLVLDEPFEAVDPVSAALIRDILQRYVASGNTVIFSSHVMEVVERLCTHVAILAQGRILTAGTIADVRAGQSLEEVFVRVVGGRTATGQELAWL; encoded by the coding sequence ATGACGTTCGCCCTGGCGCTGCACGGACTGGTGAAGCGGTTCGCGGACAAGGTCGCGGTGGCCGGGGTCGATCTGGAGGTGCCGTCCGGCTCGTTCTACGGCCTGCTCGGGCCGAACGGCGCCGGTAAGACCACCACGCTCTCCATGGCCGTGGGCCTGCTGCGGCCGGACGCCGGCACCGCGACCGTGCTCGGTCACGACGTCTGGTCCGACACGCTGGCCGCCAAGCGGATGCTGGGCGTGATGCCGGACGGCGCGCGGCTGTTCGACCGGCTCACCGGCGCGGAGCTGCTGGCCTGTCACGGGCTGCTGCGCGGCATGCCGGCCGACGTGGTCGACCAGCGGGCCCGCGAACTGCTGGACGTGCTGGCGCTCACCGACGCGGACCGCACGCTGGTGGTGGACTACTCGGCCGGCATGAAGAAGAAGATCGGTCTCGCCTGCGCGCTGCTGCACGGCCCGCGCATGCTCGTGCTGGACGAGCCGTTCGAGGCGGTCGACCCGGTGTCCGCCGCGCTGATCCGGGACATCCTCCAGCGGTACGTGGCGAGCGGCAACACCGTGATCTTCTCCAGCCACGTGATGGAGGTGGTGGAGCGGCTGTGCACGCACGTGGCGATCCTCGCGCAGGGCCGGATCCTGACCGCGGGCACGATCGCGGACGTCCGGGCCGGTCAGTCGCTGGAGGAGGTCTTCGTGCGGGTGGTCGGCGGGCGCACCGCCACCGGCCAGGAACTCGCATGGCTGTGA